In Amycolatopsis coloradensis, one genomic interval encodes:
- a CDS encoding Xaa-Pro dipeptidyl-peptidase — protein MRVARLAALFTAVLVLPATALPAQADAPPTPVFKDGQAQPVFDPADVIRENVWVTAPVDSDRDGKDDLVHAEVVRPRATQQGMKVPVVYQASPYYAGGNDVANHNVDVELHVPGAKRAPAGPRIATKTVGPNAAPISWRYQDYFTARGFAVVYGESLGSGQSTGCPSSGDVNETIGAKSIVDWLNGRATARDAAGKAAVADWSTGKTGMMGVSYNGTLPNAVAGTGVEGLETIVPIAAISSWYDYYRNDGAVVAAGGFQGEDADVLADYVYTRQDRAVCRPLIDGIAVDQDRVTGDYSRFWDARNYRNDVNKVRASVLVVHGFGDWNVKTDQGTRWYEMLKARGVEHKIWLHQAGHADPYSLRRDVWLATLNKWMSHYLYDVDNGIEREPKATIQREDKSWVDEPEWPLPGTQDVKLYPWPGGSSKGKLDTRNPVPGKAAVETLADDASKTIEQLAAAASSGHRLLYSTTAAKQPVRLSGTVKTDLSLSFDKPAANVTAVLLDRSPDGTAKVITRGWTDPQNRRDPARTDSITPGENYKVEVELVAKDYLLAAGHKIEFLVASSDHDYTLRPKPGAGVSVELNRTSLVLPVAGGKPALRAAFG, from the coding sequence GTGAGAGTCGCCAGGCTCGCTGCCCTGTTCACCGCCGTTCTGGTCCTTCCGGCGACGGCGTTGCCCGCTCAAGCCGACGCGCCGCCGACACCGGTCTTCAAGGACGGCCAAGCCCAGCCGGTGTTCGACCCGGCGGACGTCATCCGGGAGAACGTCTGGGTCACCGCGCCGGTCGACAGTGACCGCGACGGCAAGGACGACCTCGTGCACGCGGAGGTGGTGCGGCCCCGCGCGACGCAGCAGGGCATGAAGGTCCCGGTCGTCTACCAGGCCAGTCCGTACTACGCGGGCGGCAACGACGTCGCGAACCACAACGTCGACGTCGAGCTGCACGTGCCCGGCGCGAAGCGCGCCCCGGCGGGCCCGCGGATCGCGACGAAGACCGTCGGCCCGAACGCCGCCCCGATCAGCTGGCGCTACCAGGACTACTTCACCGCCCGCGGGTTCGCGGTGGTGTACGGCGAATCGCTCGGCAGCGGCCAGTCCACCGGCTGCCCGAGCAGCGGCGACGTCAACGAGACCATCGGCGCGAAGTCCATTGTGGACTGGCTGAACGGCCGCGCGACGGCGCGGGACGCGGCGGGCAAGGCCGCGGTCGCGGACTGGAGCACCGGCAAGACCGGCATGATGGGCGTCTCCTACAACGGGACGCTGCCCAACGCCGTGGCCGGCACCGGCGTCGAGGGGCTGGAGACGATCGTCCCGATCGCGGCGATCTCCAGCTGGTACGACTACTACCGCAACGACGGCGCCGTCGTCGCGGCCGGCGGATTCCAGGGCGAGGACGCGGACGTGCTCGCGGACTACGTCTACACGCGCCAGGATCGCGCCGTCTGCCGTCCGCTGATCGACGGCATCGCGGTCGATCAGGACCGCGTGACCGGTGACTACAGCCGCTTCTGGGACGCGCGGAACTACCGCAACGACGTGAACAAGGTGCGGGCCTCGGTCCTCGTGGTGCACGGCTTCGGCGACTGGAATGTCAAGACCGACCAGGGCACCCGCTGGTACGAGATGCTCAAGGCGCGCGGCGTCGAGCACAAGATCTGGCTGCACCAGGCCGGGCACGCCGACCCGTACAGCCTCCGCCGCGACGTCTGGCTCGCCACGCTGAACAAGTGGATGTCGCACTACCTCTACGACGTGGACAACGGCATCGAGCGTGAGCCGAAGGCCACCATCCAGCGTGAGGACAAGTCGTGGGTGGACGAGCCGGAGTGGCCGCTGCCCGGCACCCAGGACGTCAAGCTCTACCCGTGGCCCGGCGGTTCTTCGAAGGGCAAGCTCGACACGCGCAACCCCGTTCCGGGCAAGGCCGCCGTCGAGACGCTGGCGGACGACGCGAGCAAGACGATCGAACAGCTGGCGGCCGCGGCGTCGTCGGGCCACCGGCTGCTGTACTCGACCACCGCGGCGAAGCAGCCCGTGCGGCTTTCCGGGACCGTGAAGACCGACCTGTCGCTGTCCTTCGACAAGCCGGCCGCGAACGTGACCGCGGTGCTCCTCGACCGCTCTCCGGACGGGACGGCGAAGGTGATCACCCGCGGCTGGACCGACCCGCAGAACCGGCGCGACCCCGCCCGCACCGACTCGATCACCCCTGGTGAGAACTACAAGGTCGAGGTGGAACTGGTCGCGAAGGACTACCTGCTCGCGGCCGGGCACAAGATCGAGTTCCTGGTGGCCTCCAGCGACCACGACTACACGCTCCGGCCGAAGCCGGGCGCCGGTGTCTCGGTCGAGCTGAACCGTACTTCGCTGGTGCTGCCGGTGGCGGGTGGCAAACCCGCGCTGCGAGCCGCTTTCGGCTGA
- a CDS encoding DUF4139 domain-containing protein, with protein sequence MPSALEAPIVAVTVYPHHARITRRASAALDGETRFAFAGLPWNLDADSVRVTGSGPAVIAGVDVAVERHPSPADASLRALTEQRRADQAVVDEVADAVTAESAKVDLLTGLATRSGKSFAKALAAGTAEPPRVAEVTDALGTQLAEALGKRRELGIRLARLRDDLKALDREIEAKQGTAEVDSATVTVELESQEDGAEIGLELSYVVANASWEPGYDVRVRGEDVSLTWYGRITQHTGEDWPECELALSTARPANTVEVPELDPWFLDRVREYKPLMARMAYGSASPAGGGIPESVGMPAPGAPPMAARTASVEQGTTAVTYRPGRPVAVPSGAQGHRTTLAQLELTAKLGYVTAPVVSPEAFLRATVVNTSQHTLRPGKASVFHETEFVGTTRLDVWAPGEELELALGVDDRIRVERELAHRTATKATLSGVRKREAAYNTTIGNHSPREAVVTVLDQAPVSRDEAITIREVRAVPEPAERTELGEFTWRLTLAPGAKAVVTLGYRVDVAKGVELAGWRE encoded by the coding sequence ATGCCGAGCGCACTGGAAGCACCGATCGTCGCCGTCACCGTCTACCCGCACCACGCCCGGATCACCAGACGGGCTTCGGCTGCGCTCGACGGCGAAACGCGCTTCGCCTTCGCGGGCCTGCCGTGGAACCTGGACGCCGACTCGGTCCGCGTCACCGGTTCCGGCCCGGCGGTCATCGCCGGGGTCGACGTCGCCGTCGAACGCCATCCCTCGCCCGCGGACGCCTCCCTGCGCGCGCTGACCGAGCAGCGGCGCGCCGATCAGGCGGTGGTCGACGAGGTCGCGGACGCCGTCACCGCGGAATCCGCGAAGGTCGATCTGCTGACCGGGCTGGCGACACGCAGCGGCAAGAGTTTCGCGAAGGCGCTCGCCGCGGGTACGGCGGAACCGCCCCGGGTCGCCGAAGTCACCGACGCGCTCGGCACGCAATTGGCCGAGGCGCTCGGGAAACGCCGCGAACTCGGCATCCGCCTCGCGCGGCTCCGCGACGACCTCAAGGCGCTCGACCGCGAGATCGAGGCGAAACAAGGAACGGCCGAAGTGGACAGCGCGACGGTCACGGTCGAGCTGGAGAGCCAGGAGGACGGCGCGGAAATCGGCCTCGAACTGTCCTATGTGGTCGCGAACGCGAGCTGGGAGCCGGGTTACGACGTACGCGTCCGCGGCGAGGACGTCTCGCTGACCTGGTACGGGCGGATCACCCAGCACACCGGTGAGGACTGGCCGGAATGCGAACTGGCCCTCTCCACCGCGCGGCCGGCGAACACCGTGGAGGTGCCGGAACTCGATCCGTGGTTCCTCGACCGCGTGCGGGAGTACAAGCCGTTGATGGCACGCATGGCGTACGGCAGCGCGTCGCCCGCGGGCGGCGGGATCCCGGAGTCGGTGGGCATGCCGGCCCCCGGCGCGCCCCCGATGGCGGCGCGGACCGCGTCCGTCGAACAGGGCACCACCGCGGTCACCTACCGGCCCGGCCGCCCGGTGGCGGTCCCTTCGGGAGCGCAGGGTCACCGCACGACGCTCGCGCAGCTGGAACTGACCGCGAAACTGGGTTACGTCACCGCTCCGGTGGTGTCGCCGGAGGCATTCCTGCGGGCGACCGTCGTCAACACCTCGCAGCACACCCTGCGGCCGGGCAAGGCGTCGGTGTTCCACGAGACGGAGTTCGTCGGTACCACCCGGCTCGACGTGTGGGCGCCGGGCGAAGAGCTCGAACTCGCCCTCGGCGTGGACGACCGGATCCGGGTCGAGCGGGAACTCGCGCACCGCACGGCGACGAAGGCGACGCTGTCCGGGGTACGCAAACGGGAGGCCGCCTACAACACGACCATCGGCAATCACAGCCCGCGCGAAGCCGTCGTGACCGTGTTGGACCAGGCGCCGGTCTCCCGCGACGAGGCGATCACGATCCGGGAGGTCCGCGCCGTACCGGAACCGGCGGAGCGGACCGAGCTGGGTGAGTTCACCTGGCGGCTCACACTCGCTCCGGGGGCGAAGGCCGTCGTGACGCTCGGGTACCGGGTGGACGTCGCGAAGGGGGTCGAGCTGGCGGGCTGGCGGGAGTAG
- a CDS encoding LuxR C-terminal-related transcriptional regulator, translated as MTPAEGAEPGAHDEDPVVVPSPKLAPPPSACDILERDRLLDVLDQATAGQTPSVTLINAPAGSGKTVLLGSWLERRARHHATDEHVAWISLDANDNKVFSLWSSILRALDRSVEDDAVSELTPARDASAHEGIAAFIDMCDRLSRPVILVLDNAHELSAPAAVKNVNMLLRYLPSGVRVVIATRFPPPLILPRLRLEGRLREITAHQLNFTEQETGSLLARQNLALTKADLDKISERTEGWAAGLRFLTLSLAASSDASETIRAFTGDDRLLAEYLSGEILGPQPAYIREFLLSTSVCTDVTDELATRLTGQENSGQILHTLVRTNALVTRHGRDRPRYRCHPLFRDYLRAELTRRHPRAYRRLHRSAAEWFTDSGDVLTALEHSVAAQDEEQVTRYIQRFGLQTVLKGQGSRLHTLLGAIPEHILARPQVALTAAVAALDSHDLVTADRYLGRVDNSAQPLRSGRLRALNAVAVLYRARFGGNLEKALAELRATSAGDSGDFDLDLLALLTRGTAALWLGGLSNATRDLERALRMATPERRDAVSLQCRTHLAAIACVQGDLAGLAVHTNAALELARARGWEETARTAFLYAVLGLAAYQRLDQESARRFSALATHLSPAAVEPAVEMLTVTLSAAVEFDLAADPHAVVEALRGHRQRLAAQPSTPWLVAYTAPIEQRLALRVGEPTWAADVTEQNRHLLTPYAEHALLTALMHVHRGRTGAARRRLQPVIECQTSPLVARTLIDSWLLEAVLADQAGEQNRAHNAVGRALDLAAPQQALRPFHDAGQHIRELLVCGSGRFGRIEEFAGTVLQALPAGPAPPVEPLTSRELELLTELPSMRTAEQIADSLFVSVNTVKTHLRGIYRKLGVNHRRDAVVAARRRGLL; from the coding sequence GTGACCCCTGCCGAAGGTGCGGAACCGGGCGCGCACGACGAAGACCCGGTCGTGGTGCCGTCGCCGAAGCTCGCACCACCACCGTCCGCCTGCGACATTCTCGAGCGGGACCGGTTGCTGGACGTTCTCGATCAGGCCACCGCCGGCCAAACCCCCAGCGTCACGCTGATCAACGCACCCGCGGGATCCGGCAAGACCGTGCTGCTCGGCAGCTGGCTGGAGCGAAGAGCACGCCACCACGCCACCGACGAACATGTAGCGTGGATTTCGCTGGACGCCAACGACAACAAGGTATTCTCGCTGTGGTCGTCGATCCTCCGTGCGCTTGACCGAAGCGTCGAGGACGACGCCGTCTCCGAACTGACGCCGGCGCGGGACGCTTCCGCTCACGAAGGCATCGCCGCCTTCATCGACATGTGCGACCGGCTCTCGCGGCCGGTGATCCTGGTGCTGGACAACGCACACGAGCTGTCCGCACCGGCCGCGGTCAAGAACGTGAACATGCTTTTGCGCTACCTGCCGTCCGGAGTGCGGGTCGTCATCGCGACCCGGTTCCCGCCACCGCTGATCCTGCCCCGGCTCCGGCTGGAAGGCAGGCTGCGGGAAATCACGGCGCACCAGCTGAACTTCACCGAGCAGGAAACCGGAAGTCTGCTCGCCAGGCAGAACCTCGCGCTGACGAAGGCGGATCTGGACAAGATCTCGGAACGAACGGAGGGCTGGGCGGCGGGCCTGCGTTTCCTCACCCTTTCACTGGCCGCCTCATCGGACGCGAGCGAGACGATTCGAGCCTTCACCGGCGACGACCGCCTGCTGGCCGAATACCTGTCCGGGGAGATCCTCGGCCCGCAACCCGCGTACATCCGTGAGTTCCTGCTGAGCACCTCGGTGTGCACCGACGTCACCGACGAGCTGGCCACCCGGCTGACCGGGCAGGAGAACTCCGGGCAGATTCTGCACACGCTCGTCCGCACCAACGCGCTGGTCACCCGGCACGGCCGAGACCGTCCTCGATACCGCTGCCACCCCTTGTTCCGCGACTACCTGCGTGCCGAACTGACTCGCCGTCACCCGCGGGCCTACCGCAGGCTCCACCGTTCGGCGGCCGAATGGTTCACCGACTCCGGCGACGTGCTCACCGCGCTGGAGCACAGTGTCGCCGCGCAGGACGAAGAGCAGGTCACCCGGTACATCCAGCGGTTCGGGCTGCAAACCGTCCTCAAAGGACAAGGATCGCGATTGCACACGCTGCTCGGCGCGATTCCGGAGCACATCCTGGCCCGGCCTCAGGTGGCACTCACCGCGGCGGTCGCCGCCCTCGACTCTCATGACCTCGTGACCGCGGACCGATACCTCGGCAGGGTCGACAATTCGGCGCAGCCCCTTCGTTCCGGGCGTCTGCGCGCGTTGAACGCCGTGGCCGTCCTCTATCGGGCGAGATTCGGCGGGAACCTGGAGAAAGCGCTCGCCGAACTCCGCGCCACGAGCGCGGGCGATTCCGGCGATTTCGACCTCGACCTGCTCGCCCTCCTCACCCGCGGGACCGCGGCTCTGTGGCTGGGTGGCCTCTCGAACGCCACCCGCGATCTGGAACGCGCGCTGCGGATGGCCACTCCGGAGCGGCGTGACGCAGTCAGCCTGCAGTGCAGGACCCACCTCGCGGCCATCGCGTGCGTACAGGGTGACCTCGCCGGGCTGGCGGTGCACACCAATGCCGCCCTCGAGCTGGCCCGTGCTCGCGGCTGGGAGGAGACCGCGCGGACCGCCTTCCTGTATGCGGTTCTCGGGCTGGCGGCCTATCAGAGGCTGGACCAGGAGAGCGCCCGCCGGTTCTCCGCACTGGCGACTCACCTTTCGCCCGCGGCCGTGGAGCCGGCCGTGGAAATGCTGACGGTGACACTCAGCGCCGCCGTCGAATTCGATCTCGCCGCCGATCCGCACGCGGTCGTCGAAGCGCTGCGGGGGCACCGGCAACGGCTCGCGGCGCAGCCGAGTACTCCCTGGCTCGTCGCCTATACGGCTCCGATCGAACAACGACTGGCCCTTCGCGTCGGAGAACCCACCTGGGCGGCGGACGTGACCGAACAGAATCGGCACCTGCTGACCCCCTACGCGGAGCACGCGCTGCTCACCGCGCTCATGCACGTTCACCGCGGCAGAACCGGCGCCGCACGCCGCCGCCTGCAGCCGGTGATCGAGTGCCAGACCAGCCCTCTGGTGGCGCGTACCTTGATCGACAGCTGGCTCCTCGAAGCCGTTCTCGCCGACCAAGCCGGTGAACAGAACCGGGCGCACAACGCCGTCGGCCGTGCACTCGATCTCGCGGCACCCCAGCAGGCGTTACGGCCCTTCCACGACGCCGGGCAGCACATCCGGGAACTACTGGTGTGCGGCAGCGGGAGGTTCGGGCGTATCGAAGAGTTCGCGGGTACCGTGCTGCAGGCACTACCGGCCGGCCCCGCGCCCCCGGTCGAACCCCTCACCTCACGCGAGCTCGAACTCCTCACCGAATTGCCGTCGATGCGCACCGCGGAGCAGATCGCCGATTCGCTCTTCGTGTCGGTGAACACGGTCAAAACCCATCTTCGCGGCATCTACCGGAAGCTCGGCGTCAACCACCGCCGCGACGCCGTCGTCGCCGCACGCCGGCGCGGCCTGCTGTGA
- a CDS encoding AI-2E family transporter, translating to MTDRPAPRTPRALVVLLGAAAIVVGIAGIRAVAWLVAPTLLALVIVITLSPAHGRLRSLGFPRWAATAALVVFVYGILIAFCVAVIVSVAQLAALLPRYADRITGLYAEIADALAEFGAGQAQLRDILKSIDPGRLVSYLGSLLADLTGVTTSLVFLLGLLLFLSAETADIDSRIARIAGERARTAEALRDFGRRVRVYLAVTTAFGLVVAVMDVIALVLLGVPLAALWGLLSFVTNYIPTIGFLLGLAPPATLAVLDGGWQAMLAVVVVYVVINFVMQSLIQPRYVGNAVGLSATATFVALVFWAWVLGPLGTLLSVPATLLALAMLVDDPASSWVTALVGSPRRESADGQNRMSTMKNRHARMFSSQPWAFVQSRMSGMTRAARRRKSR from the coding sequence GTGACAGATCGGCCCGCACCTCGAACACCGCGAGCGCTCGTCGTCCTGCTCGGCGCGGCCGCGATCGTGGTCGGTATCGCGGGAATCAGGGCGGTCGCGTGGCTGGTGGCGCCGACGTTGCTGGCGCTCGTCATCGTGATCACGCTCAGCCCCGCACACGGCCGGTTGCGGAGCCTCGGCTTTCCTCGCTGGGCCGCGACGGCGGCGCTCGTGGTGTTCGTTTACGGGATACTCATCGCCTTCTGCGTAGCGGTGATCGTTTCGGTCGCCCAGCTCGCCGCGCTCCTGCCACGCTACGCGGACCGGATCACCGGTCTGTACGCCGAAATCGCCGACGCGCTGGCGGAGTTCGGTGCCGGGCAGGCGCAGTTGCGCGACATTCTCAAGTCCATCGACCCCGGCAGGCTCGTTTCGTATCTCGGCTCCCTGCTCGCCGATCTGACCGGTGTCACCACGAGCCTGGTCTTCCTGCTGGGATTGCTGCTGTTCCTCAGCGCCGAAACCGCGGACATCGACAGCCGGATCGCCCGTATCGCGGGCGAGCGGGCGCGGACGGCCGAAGCGCTGCGCGACTTCGGCCGTCGTGTCCGGGTGTACCTGGCGGTGACCACGGCCTTCGGCCTCGTCGTCGCGGTAATGGACGTCATCGCGCTGGTCTTGCTCGGGGTACCGCTCGCGGCTTTGTGGGGCCTGCTGTCGTTCGTGACCAACTACATACCGACGATCGGCTTTCTGCTCGGCCTCGCCCCGCCTGCCACGCTCGCGGTCCTTGACGGCGGCTGGCAGGCCATGCTGGCGGTGGTGGTGGTCTACGTGGTGATCAACTTCGTGATGCAGTCACTGATCCAGCCGCGCTACGTCGGCAACGCCGTCGGGTTGTCCGCCACGGCGACCTTCGTCGCGCTGGTGTTCTGGGCTTGGGTGCTCGGGCCACTCGGGACGTTGCTTTCGGTTCCCGCGACTCTGCTGGCGCTGGCCATGCTCGTCGACGACCCGGCCAGCAGCTGGGTCACGGCGTTGGTGGGTTCGCCTCGCCGGGAATCGGCCGACGGTCAGAACAGGATGAGCACGATGAAGAACAGGCACGCCAGGATGTTCAGCAGCCAGCCGTGGGCGTTCGTCCAGTCCCGGATGTCCGGCATGACCCGCGCCGCGCGCCGCCGGAAGAGCAGGTAA